A section of the Neorhizobium galegae bv. orientalis str. HAMBI 540 genome encodes:
- the tsaB gene encoding tRNA (adenosine(37)-N6)-threonylcarbamoyltransferase complex dimerization subunit type 1 TsaB, giving the protein MIILAIDTAGVDCSAALYDSAAGKMLSEVTETIGKGHAERLMSVIDEALAAASLPLKAVERVAVVIGPGSFTGIRVGVAAARGFALALGVESVGVTTLEALALKFLGEHPDQPVVVAMDAKRNEIYTQAFSAKGEALSQPAALSPEDASELAQSLSAAMTGSWVEHSLGKGVAEYDGRDRFDIAVVARIAAEKPADAQRPKPLYLRGPDAKPQTGFALARS; this is encoded by the coding sequence ATGATTATTCTCGCCATCGATACCGCCGGGGTGGATTGCTCCGCAGCGCTCTATGACAGCGCCGCGGGCAAAATGCTGTCTGAAGTCACCGAGACGATCGGCAAGGGCCATGCCGAAAGGCTGATGTCGGTCATCGACGAAGCGCTCGCCGCCGCCAGTCTTCCCCTCAAAGCCGTCGAGCGCGTCGCGGTCGTCATCGGCCCGGGCTCGTTCACCGGCATTCGCGTCGGCGTCGCCGCCGCCCGTGGTTTCGCGCTCGCGCTCGGCGTCGAGTCGGTCGGCGTGACCACGCTCGAGGCGTTGGCGCTCAAGTTTCTGGGTGAACATCCCGACCAGCCGGTCGTGGTTGCCATGGATGCCAAACGCAACGAGATCTACACTCAGGCGTTTTCCGCCAAGGGTGAGGCGTTGAGCCAACCCGCAGCGCTTTCGCCGGAGGATGCTTCGGAACTTGCCCAGTCTCTTTCGGCAGCAATGACCGGCTCCTGGGTAGAGCATTCCCTTGGTAAGGGAGTGGCCGAATATGACGGGCGGGATCGCTTCGACATTGCCGTCGTCGCGCGCATCGCTGCCGAAAAACCTGCGGATGCGCAACGCCCTAAACCGTTGTATCTTCGGGGACCCGATGCGAAACCGCAGACCGGTTTCGCCCTTGCCCGTTCGTGA
- a CDS encoding GNAT family N-acetyltransferase — protein sequence MLDDYLTWKPYFEVVPMEAGDCLEISELHGQRFPRQWSDGEFQNLLLQHNVFGFIARQTNAFFSKPLGGFVLSREAAGEAEILTVAVNEKFGRVGLGWRLMQAALREAASRGGESMFLEVEAANRPAVELYRKLGFRKVGERPAYYAGPDGTRSTALVMSRVLR from the coding sequence ATGCTCGACGATTATCTGACCTGGAAGCCGTATTTCGAAGTCGTGCCGATGGAGGCCGGCGATTGCCTGGAGATCTCCGAGCTGCATGGCCAGCGGTTTCCGCGCCAATGGAGCGATGGCGAATTCCAGAACCTCCTCCTGCAGCACAATGTCTTCGGTTTTATCGCCCGCCAGACCAATGCGTTCTTCTCGAAGCCGCTCGGCGGTTTCGTTCTTTCGCGTGAGGCGGCCGGCGAGGCAGAGATTTTGACGGTCGCCGTCAACGAGAAATTCGGCCGAGTGGGGCTCGGCTGGCGTCTGATGCAGGCGGCCTTGCGCGAGGCGGCGTCGCGCGGCGGGGAGAGCATGTTCCTGGAAGTGGAGGCAGCCAACCGCCCTGCCGTCGAGCTTTACCGCAAGCTCGGTTTCCGCAAAGTGGGCGAACGCCCCGCCTATTATGCCGGGCCGGATGGGACGCGCTCCACGGCGCTTGTCATGAGCCGCGTTCTTCGTTAG